A genomic stretch from Festucalex cinctus isolate MCC-2025b chromosome 13, RoL_Fcin_1.0, whole genome shotgun sequence includes:
- the slc33a1 gene encoding acetyl-coenzyme A transporter 1, with protein sequence MELNNHDLITHKNGRQRKQVGIGLRHCESLKDSDRAEMGISEPQVDGEVDRLITGSDSEDRLHPRVHRGIRAELGNVLLLLFLYVLQGIPLGLAGSVPLILQSKNVSYKDQAVFSFVFWPFSLKLLWAPLVDALYFSKFGRRKSWLVPTQYLLGLFMLYLSLRVDSLLQSEGGPNVVALTSVFFMLAFLAATQDIAVDGWALTMLSRENVGYASTCNSVGQTAGYFLGNVLFLALESADFCNKYLRMEPKEMGIVTLSDFLFFWGLVFLVSTTLVAILKSENARSKGRGKDPEETQGVFQTYKLLFTIIKMPAVFNYCALLLTAKVGFSAADAVTGLKLVEAGVPKAQLALLAVPMVPLQILLPVVISKYTAGPRPLDVFYKAFPLRLIIGLEFALLVAWTPSVRQEEGFPVYYYGAVLLSYAVHQVALYSMYVAGMAFHAKVSDPLIGGTYMTLLNTVTNLGGNWPSTLALWWVDPLTRKECQGAVGQSCSSLEAVALCVKEGGACVTMLDGYYVESVFCLLIGFAWWVWCGPKLKKLQERSSAAWRCRAVTVND encoded by the exons ATGGAGCTTAATAATCATGATCTAATTACACATAAGAATGGACGACAGAGGAAGCAGGTAGGTATTGGCCTCCGCCACTGTGAAAGCCTGAAGGACAGCGACAGGGCAGAGATGGGCATCTCTGAGCCGCAAGTAGATGGGGAAGTGGACAGGCTTATCACAGGTTCAGACTCCGAGGACAGGCTGCATCCCAGAGTCCACCGAGGTATTCGGGCCGAGTTGGGGAACGTGTTGCTTCTTCTCTTCCTCTATGTGCTGCAAGGGATTCCCCTCGGACTGGCTGGCAGCGTTCCCTTGATCCTACAGAGTAAGAATGTCAGCTACAAGGACCAAGCTGTctttagctttgttttttggcCGTTTAGTCTCAAGCTTTTATGGGCACCCCTGGTGGATGCGCTGTACTTCAGCAAGTTTGGGAGAAG AAAATCCTGGCTGGTTCCTACCCAGTACCTTTTAGGTCTCTTCATGCTCTACCTTTCCCTAAGAGTTGACTCGCTGCTACAGAGTGAGGGAGGCCCTAATGTGGTCGCACTGACATCAGTCTTCTTTATGTTGGCTTTTCTCGCAGCAACGCAG GACATTGCTGTAGATGGCTGGGCGCTAACAATGCTATCTCGAGAGAATGTAGGATATGCATCCACGTGCAACTCTGTGGGTCAGACAGCTGGCTATTTCCTGGGTAATGTGCTCTTTTTGGCCCTGGAGTCTGCTGACTTCTGCAACAAATACCTAAGAATGGAGCCCAAGGAGATGGGAATTGTCACCTTGTCAG actttttgtttttctggggACTGGTATTCCTGGTTTCCACAACGCTGGTGGCTATTTTGAAAAGTGAGAACGCACGTAGCAAAGGCAGGGGGAAGGACCCCGAGGAGACGCAGGGTGTTTTCCAAACCTACAAGTTGCTGTTCACTATCATCAAGATGCCGGCGGTCTTCAACTACTGTGCGCTACTCCTCACTGCCAAA GTGGGCTTCTCGGCAGCCGACGCGGTGACTGGTCTCAAGTTGGTGGAGGCTGGCGTTCCCAAGGCGCAGTTAGCGTTGCTGGCCGTGCCCATGGTGCCTCTGCAGATCCTGCTACCGGTGGTCATCAGTAAATACACAGCAGGGCCCAGACCGCTGGATGTCTTCTACAAGGCCTTCCCTTTAAG GTTAATCATCGGCCTGGAGTTTGCTCTGCTTGTAGCGTGGACCCCGAGTGTGAGACAGGAAGAAGGCTTCCCTGTTTACTACTATGGAGCTGTACTGCTTAGCTATGCAGTGCATCAG GTAGCGTTGTACAGCATGTACGTGGCCGGTATGGCCTTCCACGCCAAAGTGAGCGACCCGCTCATAGGCGGCACCTACATGACGCTGCTCAACACGGTCACGAACCTGGGAGGGAACTGGCCCTCCACGTTGGCGCTTTGGTGGGTGGATCCCCTCACCCGGAAGGAGTGTCAGGGCGCTGTGGGGCAATCTTGTAGCTCACTGGAGGCAGTGGCG CTGTGCGTGAAAGAGGGCGGAGCTTGTGTCACAATGTTGGACGGCTACTACGTGGAATCAGTGTTTTGCTTGCTGATTGGCTTTGCCTGGTGGGTGTGGTGCGGGCCCAAATTGAAGAAGTTACAGGAGCGCAGTTCTGCCGCGTGGAGATGCAGAGCCGTCACGGTTAATGACTAA